The following are encoded together in the Acidobacteriota bacterium genome:
- the asd gene encoding aspartate-semialdehyde dehydrogenase yields the protein MSERLRVGILGATGAVGQKFALLLDGHPWFEIGALAASDKRVGEAYGETVNWKQAAPMPEPLRHMKVQSCSDQLDCPVVFSGLDSSVAGEIEQEFARRGCWVFSNARNHRMDEDVPLVIAELNPDHLELIPVQRRKRGWRGAIVTNANCSTIALAMALGPLQQEYPLDRVHVVTMQALSGAGYPGVPSLDILANVVPYIGGEEDKIESEGQKILGRLRGGRIEHADFRVSAQANRVAVEEGHLECVSISFRGKAPSMDEVRSCWSQFRGEPQRLGLPSAPPQPVVVRNEPDRPQPRLDVWTQKGMATVIGRLRPCPLLDYKFLVLGHNTVRGAAGASILNAEYVFRDRFLGQ from the coding sequence TTGAGCGAGAGGTTAAGGGTCGGGATTCTGGGAGCTACGGGAGCGGTGGGGCAGAAGTTCGCGCTGCTGCTGGACGGGCATCCCTGGTTTGAGATCGGGGCGCTGGCGGCCTCGGACAAGCGGGTGGGCGAAGCCTACGGCGAAACGGTCAATTGGAAGCAGGCGGCGCCCATGCCGGAGCCGCTGCGTCACATGAAGGTGCAGTCGTGCAGCGACCAGCTCGACTGTCCCGTGGTTTTCTCGGGACTGGATTCGTCGGTAGCCGGAGAGATCGAGCAGGAGTTCGCCCGCCGCGGCTGCTGGGTCTTCTCCAACGCCAGGAACCACCGCATGGACGAGGACGTCCCGCTGGTGATCGCCGAACTCAATCCCGACCACCTGGAACTCATCCCCGTGCAACGCCGCAAGCGCGGCTGGCGGGGAGCCATCGTCACCAACGCCAACTGCTCCACCATCGCGCTGGCCATGGCGCTGGGTCCGCTGCAGCAGGAATACCCCCTCGACAGGGTGCACGTGGTGACCATGCAGGCGCTTTCGGGAGCCGGCTACCCGGGCGTCCCCTCGCTGGATATCCTGGCCAACGTGGTGCCCTACATCGGCGGCGAGGAAGACAAGATCGAGAGCGAGGGACAGAAGATCCTGGGACGCCTGAGGGGGGGGCGCATCGAGCACGCCGACTTCAGGGTCAGCGCCCAGGCCAACCGGGTGGCGGTAGAAGAAGGCCACCTGGAATGCGTCTCGATTTCCTTTCGCGGCAAGGCCCCCTCGATGGATGAAGTGAGGAGCTGCTGGAGCCAGTTCCGAGGCGAGCCGCAGCGGCTGGGATTACCTTCAGCTCCGCCCCAGCCGGTAGTGGTGCGAAACGAACCCGATCGCCCCCAACCCCGTCTTGACGTGTGGACTCAAAAAGGCATGGCTACCGTCATCGGACGCCTGCGCCCATGCCCACTGCTCGACTACAAGTTTCTGGTTCTGGGGCACAACACGGTGCGGGGCGCCGCCGGTGCCTCGATTCTCAATGCCGAGTACGTGTTCCGAGACCGTTTTTTAGGCCAATGA
- a CDS encoding 2,3,4,5-tetrahydropyridine-2,6-dicarboxylate N-succinyltransferase, producing MSKTAMQDAVQDLYRKESFDEADRRLFERFLEALETGQVRAAEKSEGEWKANAWVKQGILAGFRLGKLSDQSIDRRFRFFDKDTYPLQSLTLQSGVRVVPGGSAIRRGSYVAKGVTCMPPMYINVGAWVDEGSMVDSHALVGSCAQIGRRVHLSAAAQIGGVLEPIGAVPVVIEDDVLVGGNCGVYEGTVVGRGAVLAAGVILTRATAVYDLVRETIHRSSQERPLRIPEGAVVVPGSRPASGDFARSHQLSLATPVIVKYRDRKTEASVALEEALR from the coding sequence GTGAGCAAGACCGCCATGCAAGATGCCGTTCAAGATCTTTATCGCAAGGAGTCCTTCGACGAGGCCGACCGCAGGCTCTTCGAACGCTTCCTGGAGGCCCTGGAAACAGGCCAGGTGCGGGCAGCCGAGAAGAGCGAAGGGGAATGGAAAGCCAACGCCTGGGTCAAGCAGGGAATCCTGGCTGGATTCCGCCTGGGCAAGCTGAGCGATCAGTCCATCGACCGGCGCTTCCGCTTTTTCGACAAGGACACCTACCCCCTGCAATCCCTGACGCTGCAGTCGGGAGTTCGGGTGGTTCCGGGGGGATCGGCCATCCGCCGCGGAAGCTACGTGGCCAAGGGAGTCACCTGCATGCCGCCCATGTACATCAACGTGGGCGCCTGGGTGGACGAGGGGAGCATGGTCGATTCTCATGCCCTGGTGGGATCTTGCGCCCAGATCGGACGCCGCGTGCATCTTTCCGCCGCCGCCCAGATCGGAGGCGTGCTGGAACCGATCGGGGCGGTCCCCGTGGTGATCGAGGACGACGTGCTGGTGGGCGGCAACTGCGGAGTCTACGAGGGAACGGTGGTTGGCCGCGGCGCGGTGCTGGCGGCGGGGGTCATCCTGACTCGCGCCACGGCTGTCTACGACTTGGTGCGGGAGACGATCCACCGCTCCTCTCAGGAGCGTCCGCTGCGGATTCCCGAAGGAGCCGTGGTGGTTCCGGGCAGCCGTCCCGCCTCGGGCGACTTCGCCCGCAGCCACCAGCTCTCCCTGGCCACCCCCGTCATCGTCAAGTACCGCGACCGCAAAACCGAAGCCTCGGTGGCCCTGGAAGAGGCCCTGCGTTAG
- the infA gene encoding translation initiation factor IF-1 has translation MEVEGVVVEPLPNAMFRVELDNGHTVLAHISGKMRRHFIRILRGDRVTVELSPYDLTRGRLTYRYK, from the coding sequence ATCGAGGTGGAAGGCGTTGTTGTCGAGCCATTGCCCAACGCCATGTTCCGTGTCGAACTCGACAACGGCCACACCGTGTTGGCGCACATTTCCGGAAAAATGCGCCGCCACTTCATCCGCATCCTGCGCGGTGACCGGGTCACCGTCGAACTCTCGCCTTATGATCTGACGCGGGGTCGGCTGACTTACCGCTACAAGTAA
- the dapB gene encoding 4-hydroxy-tetrahydrodipicolinate reductase has protein sequence MKISLIGRGRMAQAVERLAPEKGHRVVRLLGRRDNPPGRPFSGDWLEQSEVLVDFSLAEAVPGNIEKSLQAGIPLVIGATGWYDRLREMEDKVEEAGGIVLYASNFSLGVQVLFSLTRRAARLLSRFQEYDPFLWEAHHRHKLDAPSGTALSLREIVEESYRRKLDVASLRAGSIPGTHVVGFDSPSDTLRLEHSARNRDGFALGSLLAAQWLRDQHKAGRKGLFTMQNVIEEQME, from the coding sequence ATGAAGATCAGCTTGATCGGCCGCGGACGCATGGCTCAGGCCGTCGAGCGCCTGGCGCCTGAGAAGGGACACCGGGTGGTGCGCCTGCTGGGCCGCCGGGACAATCCGCCGGGGCGCCCATTCAGCGGAGACTGGCTCGAGCAAAGCGAGGTGCTGGTCGACTTCTCGCTGGCGGAGGCGGTACCGGGCAACATCGAGAAATCCTTGCAGGCCGGCATCCCGCTGGTCATCGGCGCCACCGGGTGGTATGACCGGCTGAGGGAGATGGAGGACAAGGTCGAAGAGGCGGGAGGCATTGTCCTCTACGCCTCAAATTTCAGCCTGGGCGTACAGGTGCTCTTCAGCTTGACCCGCCGGGCTGCCCGTCTTTTGTCGCGTTTTCAAGAGTACGACCCTTTCTTGTGGGAGGCCCACCATCGCCACAAGCTGGACGCTCCTTCCGGCACGGCCCTCTCGCTGCGGGAGATCGTGGAAGAGAGCTACCGGCGCAAGCTGGACGTTGCAAGCCTGCGCGCCGGATCCATCCCCGGCACCCACGTGGTCGGATTCGATTCGCCCTCCGACACGCTGCGTCTGGAGCACAGCGCCCGCAACCGGGACGGATTTGCCTTAGGCTCCCTGCTGGCCGCACAATGGTTGAGGGACCAGCATAAAGCGGGACGGAAAGGACTCTTCACCATGCAGAACGTCATTGAGGAGCAGATGGAATGA
- the dapA gene encoding 4-hydroxy-tetrahydrodipicolinate synthase, producing MKGCGTALVTPFDSQGALDLQAYRRLIEWQIESGIDFLVPCGTTGESVTLSEQEYRQVVRTCVETSDGAVPVVAGAGSNNTAHAVELSRMVEEQGADAILSVAPYYNKPTQEGMKGHFRAILEAVDIPMVLYNVPGRTSSNLLPDTVLELARHERVVAVKEASGDLQQIMRIAGAKPEGLALLSGDDALTLAISALGGDGVISVVSNLIPADMTRLTTLARSSRLEAARELHYRYLELMNLNFVESSPAPVKYALSRMGMIEPHVRLPLVPLSPTPRRRFDELLQQLGLIEE from the coding sequence ATGAAAGGTTGCGGAACGGCGCTGGTCACACCCTTCGATTCTCAGGGAGCCCTCGACCTGCAAGCCTACCGGCGCCTCATCGAATGGCAGATCGAATCGGGCATCGACTTCCTGGTGCCCTGCGGAACCACCGGCGAGAGCGTGACCTTGAGCGAGCAAGAGTATCGCCAGGTGGTGCGCACCTGCGTCGAAACCAGCGACGGGGCCGTGCCGGTGGTGGCGGGCGCCGGCAGCAACAACACCGCCCACGCCGTGGAACTGTCCCGTATGGTGGAAGAGCAGGGCGCCGACGCCATCCTCTCGGTGGCTCCTTACTACAACAAACCCACCCAAGAGGGCATGAAGGGCCACTTCAGGGCCATCCTTGAAGCCGTCGATATTCCCATGGTGCTCTACAACGTGCCCGGACGCACCAGCAGCAACCTCCTCCCCGATACCGTGCTCGAGCTGGCCCGGCATGAAAGGGTGGTGGCGGTCAAGGAAGCGTCGGGCGATTTGCAACAGATCATGCGCATTGCCGGAGCTAAACCCGAAGGGCTGGCTTTGCTCTCGGGGGACGATGCGCTGACCCTGGCCATCTCGGCGCTGGGAGGCGACGGAGTCATCTCGGTGGTCTCCAATCTCATTCCCGCCGACATGACGCGCCTCACCACGCTGGCCCGCTCTTCACGTCTGGAAGCCGCCCGCGAACTGCACTACCGCTACCTGGAGCTGATGAACCTCAACTTCGTCGAGTCGTCGCCGGCGCCGGTTAAATACGCCCTCTCCCGCATGGGAATGATCGAGCCGCACGTGCGCCTGCCCCTGGTCCCCCTTTCACCCACCCCCAGGCGGCGCTTCGATGAGCTGCTGCAACAATTGGGACTGATCGAAGAGTGA
- a CDS encoding aspartate kinase, whose product MKFGGSSQRDAAAYERVFEAVRARAQRRPLVVLSALGKTTDGLLQAALMASKGQHEPAHGKRREMEEQHLQIASQLMQGASLRKARGSIEDYFDQVRRLLLRVEEEGFLRPQMQDEVLARGELLSTAIFHHLLLSRGLPSAYLDARLLVRSDDRYTRAHVDEQATFANLSGEVEKQGDKICVLQGFIASGPAGETTTIGRGGSDLSACLAGAALEVEEIQIWTDVPGILTADPRLVPQALKIKSISFDEAAELAYFGAKVLHPAALIPAIARDIPVYVLDSARIDQPGTFISAREVPSRTPIKSIACKPGISILNINSPRMLLAYGFARRIFDVFDRRRIPVDVIATSEINVSVTIDREDEIDQLLRDLAALGDVQVQSSMAIVSVVGHALPWSKGLPALVFEAVKDIEVRLISQGASRTNLTFLVGQEHMPTAVRRIHETFFRDPDPEVFERLAP is encoded by the coding sequence ATGAAGTTCGGCGGATCGTCGCAACGCGACGCGGCCGCCTATGAAAGGGTTTTCGAAGCCGTAAGAGCGCGGGCCCAGCGCCGCCCCCTGGTGGTGCTTTCGGCGCTGGGGAAGACCACTGACGGCCTTCTGCAAGCCGCTCTGATGGCTTCAAAAGGTCAGCACGAGCCGGCCCACGGCAAACGTCGGGAAATGGAGGAACAGCACCTGCAAATCGCCTCCCAACTCATGCAGGGAGCCTCCCTGCGCAAGGCGCGCGGCAGCATCGAAGACTACTTCGATCAAGTCAGACGCCTGCTGCTGCGGGTGGAGGAAGAAGGATTTCTGCGTCCCCAGATGCAGGACGAGGTGCTGGCCCGGGGCGAATTGCTCAGCACCGCCATTTTTCACCACCTGCTTCTTTCCAGGGGCCTCCCCTCGGCCTACCTGGACGCCCGACTGCTGGTACGCAGCGACGACCGCTACACCCGGGCCCACGTCGACGAGCAGGCCACTTTCGCCAACCTGAGCGGGGAGGTGGAGAAGCAAGGAGACAAGATCTGCGTCCTGCAGGGTTTCATCGCTTCGGGTCCGGCGGGAGAGACCACCACCATCGGACGCGGGGGCTCGGACCTGAGCGCCTGTTTGGCAGGCGCCGCCCTCGAGGTCGAGGAGATCCAGATCTGGACCGACGTGCCGGGGATTCTCACGGCCGATCCGAGGCTGGTCCCCCAAGCCCTCAAGATCAAGTCGATCTCCTTCGACGAGGCTGCCGAGCTGGCTTATTTCGGCGCCAAGGTACTGCATCCGGCGGCTTTGATTCCGGCCATCGCCCGCGACATTCCCGTCTACGTGCTCGACTCGGCCCGCATCGACCAGCCGGGGACTTTCATCTCGGCCCGTGAAGTCCCCAGCCGCACCCCCATCAAGTCCATCGCCTGCAAGCCCGGCATCAGCATCCTCAACATCAATTCGCCCCGCATGCTGCTGGCCTACGGCTTCGCCCGCCGCATCTTCGACGTCTTCGACCGGCGCCGCATTCCAGTGGACGTGATCGCCACCTCTGAGATCAACGTCTCGGTCACCATCGACCGGGAAGACGAGATAGACCAACTGCTCCGCGACCTGGCGGCCCTGGGCGACGTGCAGGTGCAAAGCTCGATGGCCATCGTCAGCGTGGTGGGCCATGCCCTGCCCTGGAGCAAGGGGCTGCCGGCACTGGTCTTCGAGGCCGTCAAGGATATCGAGGTGCGGCTCATTTCCCAGGGAGCTTCGCGCACCAACCTGACTTTCCTGGTAGGCCAGGAGCATATGCCCACGGCCGTCCGCCGCATTCACGAAACCTTCTTCCGAGATCCCGACCCTGAAGTCTTCGAGAGGCTTGCGCCATGA
- a CDS encoding cytochrome b/b6 domain-containing protein → MFTRIFILLIALLAAMPAASALQAQEMSSEEAQEACLTCHGDESLSRDESTRRLYVELQRLVDSVHGIFSCTDCHQDLAGVDPFGHDSPLQKVDCGLCHYDAQEEYSESLHAYALQRGNERAPGCASCHGSHNVLSVGNGDARSHIPEMCAGCHGQAGLLTDQLVRMPQAVQSYARSVHGQAFARGISAAATCTDCHGVHALKGVLDPQSRIHPQNVAETCGACHNEESSQYERSIHGRALATGIADSPTCNDCHGEHLILPADHPEASTYAASLAEMTCGNCHEDPRIIQKYGLADYVVSTYVDSYHGWSLRWEGMESANCVSCHTAHWVLPARDPNSTISDKNVVQTCRQCHENADASFASSYTHKTASVGSHPVTRWLEWIYLILIPVVIGGMLLHNAVVLSYYLMEKRRHELAGETVLRMDRVQLWQHILLAVSFIALVITGFALRFPDAFWVKPLAAVGMSEAWRSWIHRVMAIVMMGVGISHFLYVWLSRRGRREFRAMIPGRKDLADFFDYMRYHLGLRKEPARFGRYDYTQKAEYWALVWGTAVMALSGLVLWFPAASVRWFPSWVVQASEVLHYYEAWLAMLAILVWHFFFVLLHPAAYPMSWAWLTGRMSKDEVRHLHPEWYREMEEEARRKKEEEPKAEEPGSGEAPA, encoded by the coding sequence ATGTTCACTCGCATTTTCATCCTGCTGATCGCGTTGCTGGCCGCCATGCCGGCCGCTTCCGCACTTCAGGCCCAAGAGATGAGTTCTGAAGAGGCTCAAGAGGCCTGTTTAACCTGTCACGGAGACGAATCCCTGAGCCGGGACGAGAGCACCCGGAGGCTCTACGTCGAGCTGCAGCGGCTGGTGGATTCGGTGCATGGGATCTTTTCCTGCACCGACTGCCACCAGGACCTGGCCGGGGTCGATCCTTTCGGGCACGATTCGCCTTTGCAAAAAGTCGACTGCGGACTGTGTCACTATGACGCTCAGGAAGAGTACTCGGAAAGTCTCCACGCCTATGCGCTGCAGCGGGGCAATGAGCGGGCCCCCGGCTGCGCTTCCTGCCACGGAAGTCACAATGTGCTGAGCGTGGGCAACGGAGATGCGCGTTCTCATATTCCCGAGATGTGCGCGGGCTGCCACGGGCAGGCCGGACTTCTCACCGATCAACTCGTGCGCATGCCTCAGGCTGTCCAGAGCTATGCCCGGTCGGTCCACGGACAGGCCTTTGCCCGGGGCATCTCAGCGGCGGCCACCTGCACCGATTGCCACGGCGTCCACGCCCTCAAGGGGGTTCTCGATCCCCAGTCCCGCATCCACCCTCAAAATGTGGCCGAGACCTGCGGGGCCTGTCACAACGAGGAATCCTCCCAGTATGAGCGCTCCATCCACGGACGCGCCTTGGCCACCGGCATTGCCGACAGCCCCACCTGCAACGACTGCCACGGCGAGCACCTGATCCTGCCCGCCGATCATCCCGAGGCCTCTACTTATGCGGCCAGTCTGGCCGAAATGACCTGCGGCAATTGCCATGAGGACCCGCGCATCATCCAGAAGTACGGGTTGGCCGACTACGTGGTCTCAACCTACGTCGACAGCTATCATGGCTGGTCGCTGCGCTGGGAGGGGATGGAATCGGCCAACTGCGTGAGTTGCCACACCGCCCACTGGGTGCTGCCGGCCCGCGATCCCAACTCCACCATCTCCGACAAGAACGTGGTGCAGACCTGCCGTCAATGCCATGAGAACGCCGATGCCAGTTTCGCCTCCAGCTATACTCACAAGACCGCCTCGGTGGGATCGCATCCGGTGACCCGCTGGTTGGAGTGGATCTACCTGATACTGATTCCGGTGGTGATCGGGGGCATGCTGCTGCATAACGCCGTGGTGCTCAGCTATTACCTGATGGAAAAACGTCGCCACGAGTTGGCCGGCGAAACCGTCCTGCGCATGGACCGGGTCCAGCTCTGGCAGCATATTCTGCTGGCGGTTTCCTTTATCGCGCTGGTCATTACCGGTTTCGCCCTGCGCTTTCCGGACGCCTTCTGGGTCAAGCCCCTGGCCGCGGTGGGGATGAGCGAAGCCTGGCGCTCCTGGATCCATCGGGTCATGGCCATTGTCATGATGGGTGTGGGCATCAGCCATTTCCTCTATGTGTGGCTTTCGCGACGAGGACGGCGCGAGTTCCGTGCCATGATTCCCGGCCGCAAGGACTTGGCAGACTTCTTTGACTACATGCGCTACCACCTTGGACTGCGCAAGGAGCCGGCCCGGTTCGGACGCTACGACTACACCCAGAAGGCCGAGTATTGGGCACTGGTATGGGGAACGGCAGTTATGGCACTGAGCGGGCTGGTGCTCTGGTTCCCGGCCGCCTCGGTGCGCTGGTTCCCGTCATGGGTGGTGCAGGCGTCCGAGGTTCTCCACTACTATGAAGCCTGGCTGGCCATGCTGGCCATCCTGGTCTGGCACTTCTTCTTCGTCCTGCTTCATCCCGCCGCCTATCCCATGAGCTGGGCTTGGCTGACCGGACGCATGAGCAAGGACGAGGTCCGCCACCTCCACCCCGAGTGGTATCGCGAGATGGAAGAAGAAGCCCGCCGCAAGAAGGAAGAAGAGCCGAAGGCCGAAGAGCCAGGATCAGGGGAAGCTCCCGCCTAA
- the hpt gene encoding hypoxanthine phosphoribosyltransferase codes for MKDWTEDVGEVLLKEEQIRRKVEEMGRRITSDYQGRDPLLVCILRGAVVFFSDLVRFIDLPLGMDFIAVSSYGASTKSSGQVRLVKDLEASIEGRDVILVEDIVDTGLTLNYLRRSLGNRNPASLRVCSLLSKPSSRQIDVEVEYCGFEIEDHFVVGYGLDYAQRFRNLPHIGIYAPNP; via the coding sequence ATGAAGGACTGGACCGAAGATGTCGGCGAAGTGTTGCTCAAGGAAGAGCAAATCCGCCGCAAGGTTGAGGAGATGGGCCGGCGCATCACCTCCGACTATCAGGGGCGTGACCCCTTGCTGGTATGCATTCTGCGCGGGGCTGTGGTCTTCTTTTCCGACCTGGTGCGGTTCATCGACTTGCCTTTGGGCATGGACTTCATCGCCGTTTCCAGCTACGGCGCTTCCACCAAGTCCTCGGGGCAGGTACGCCTGGTCAAGGATTTGGAGGCCAGCATCGAGGGCAGGGACGTCATCCTGGTTGAGGACATCGTCGACACGGGACTGACGTTGAACTACCTGCGGCGCAGCCTGGGAAACCGCAATCCGGCCTCGCTCAGGGTTTGCAGCCTCCTCTCCAAGCCCTCCAGCCGTCAGATCGACGTCGAGGTGGAGTACTGCGGATTCGAGATCGAAGACCATTTCGTGGTCGGTTACGGGCTTGACTACGCTCAGCGTTTCCGCAACCTGCCCCATATCGGCATCTACGCGCCCAACCCCTAA
- a CDS encoding AbgT family transporter, whose translation MGSFLSIVERVGNALPHPASLFAIMAGLTIVLSGIASWAGVTVIHPGTKETVEPFSLLSLAGLHRVLMEMVTNFTSFAPLGTVVVSLLGIGVAERSGLISTTLRLLVLSAPKRLLTFVIVFTGVLSNTASEVGYVLLVPLGGIIFLAVGRHPLAGLAAAFAGVSGGYSANLFLGTVDPLLSGLSTEAARIIAPTYDVNPACNYFFMIVSTFFIAATGTWVTERIIVPRLGEYKGDEKPEKLEKLTADEKRGLLYALAAFAAFGLFLLLGALPSVGYLLDPETGELLRSPFMSSIVAFIFIGAALLGIAYGIGAKTLSSDADVINGMGKSMETLGVYFVLVFFAAQFVAYFRWTNLGLITAIEGADFLQSTGLTGPPLLIAFVFLSTIINLVMGSASAKWAVMAPVFIPMFMLLGYSPELVQVAYRIGDSSSNIVSPMMSYFPLIVAFMGRYDKKAGIGTVISTMLPYTIAFLVVWTILLGIWLAFGFPIGPGAPLEYSPG comes from the coding sequence ATGGGCAGTTTTCTGAGCATCGTGGAGAGGGTGGGGAACGCCCTCCCTCATCCGGCCAGCCTCTTCGCCATCATGGCCGGACTGACCATCGTCCTCTCCGGCATCGCCTCCTGGGCCGGCGTCACCGTCATTCATCCGGGAACCAAGGAGACCGTCGAACCTTTCTCGCTGCTGTCCCTGGCCGGACTGCACCGCGTCCTCATGGAAATGGTCACCAACTTCACCAGTTTCGCTCCTCTGGGGACGGTGGTGGTTTCGCTGCTGGGAATCGGAGTGGCCGAGCGCAGCGGCCTCATTTCCACCACCCTGCGCCTGCTGGTGCTTTCGGCTCCCAAACGTCTGCTGACGTTCGTCATCGTCTTTACGGGAGTGCTCTCCAATACGGCCAGCGAGGTCGGGTACGTGCTGCTGGTGCCGCTCGGAGGCATCATCTTTCTGGCCGTGGGCCGCCACCCCCTGGCCGGACTTGCGGCTGCCTTCGCGGGCGTCTCAGGCGGCTACAGCGCCAACCTCTTCCTGGGCACGGTCGATCCCCTGCTCTCGGGCCTCTCCACCGAAGCTGCCCGCATCATCGCTCCCACCTACGACGTCAACCCCGCCTGCAATTACTTCTTCATGATCGTTTCGACCTTCTTTATCGCCGCCACCGGCACCTGGGTCACGGAACGCATCATCGTGCCGCGGCTGGGTGAGTACAAAGGCGACGAGAAACCCGAGAAACTGGAGAAGCTGACCGCCGACGAAAAGCGGGGACTGCTCTATGCACTGGCGGCTTTCGCGGCCTTCGGGCTGTTCCTGCTGCTGGGGGCTCTGCCCTCGGTGGGATACCTGCTCGACCCTGAAACCGGCGAGTTGCTGCGCTCACCCTTCATGTCGAGCATCGTGGCTTTCATCTTCATTGGAGCGGCCTTGCTGGGCATCGCCTACGGCATCGGCGCCAAGACGCTTTCCAGCGATGCCGACGTCATCAACGGCATGGGCAAGTCGATGGAAACGCTGGGCGTCTACTTCGTGCTGGTCTTCTTCGCCGCCCAGTTCGTGGCCTATTTCCGCTGGACCAACCTGGGACTGATCACGGCCATCGAGGGCGCCGACTTCCTGCAATCGACCGGCTTGACAGGCCCGCCCCTGCTCATCGCCTTCGTCTTCCTTTCCACCATCATCAACCTGGTCATGGGAAGCGCCTCGGCCAAGTGGGCCGTCATGGCTCCGGTCTTCATCCCCATGTTCATGCTCTTGGGATACTCGCCGGAACTGGTGCAGGTGGCCTATCGCATCGGGGACAGCTCCAGCAACATCGTCTCGCCCATGATGAGCTATTTTCCCCTTATCGTGGCCTTCATGGGCCGTTACGACAAAAAGGCCGGCATCGGCACCGTTATCTCCACCATGCTGCCCTACACCATCGCCTTCTTGGTGGTGTGGACGATACTGCTGGGAATCTGGCTGGCATTCGGATTTCCCATCGGACCGGGCGCCCCGCTCGAATACTCACCGGGTTAG